Proteins encoded within one genomic window of Sphingobacterium sp. lm-10:
- a CDS encoding DUF4271 domain-containing protein, producing MQIKTFWISFFVTLLLILSTASSKAQSQDVATDSVMRLQDSLNRAYLQDSIRQVFATKYTALIYDNPYREGFLDHRLRAILDTAPGKLLVWDEYLSKSSNDSIAVGIDRAQRPLWVFGTAMLLFLCVGMIRFIFPAEFHIIIDAYYRERLLQQISKEDSMATSWPYVFLYTIFSLALGLFIVVYMSSFRDAHFLTFGNYMRASGLIAVLFILKILLVRFISFVFGLQRLIREYITVIYLVYFNSILFLLPFLLFIILSPTAYFNIILILFVLSISIMFVYRVLRTVLNVFGQTRFSISYLIIYLCTLEIAPILLLIRALGN from the coding sequence ATGCAAATAAAAACTTTTTGGATTTCCTTCTTCGTGACATTGCTCCTGATTTTGTCTACTGCTTCGAGTAAAGCACAGAGCCAAGATGTAGCTACTGATTCTGTCATGCGATTGCAAGATAGCTTGAATCGGGCATACTTGCAGGATTCCATTCGGCAGGTTTTTGCGACGAAATACACCGCGCTTATTTATGATAATCCTTATCGAGAAGGTTTTCTAGACCATCGTCTGCGCGCTATTTTAGATACAGCGCCTGGCAAACTATTGGTTTGGGATGAATACCTGTCCAAATCGTCTAACGATTCGATAGCAGTGGGTATCGATAGGGCTCAAAGGCCTTTGTGGGTATTCGGAACCGCCATGCTGCTCTTTTTGTGTGTAGGCATGATACGGTTTATATTTCCAGCGGAGTTTCATATTATAATTGATGCCTATTATCGAGAACGTTTGCTACAGCAGATCAGCAAAGAGGATAGTATGGCTACATCCTGGCCTTATGTTTTCCTATACACCATCTTTAGTCTTGCATTAGGTTTATTTATTGTGGTGTATATGTCTAGTTTTCGAGACGCCCATTTCTTAACTTTTGGGAATTATATGAGAGCATCTGGATTGATTGCGGTTCTCTTTATTCTGAAAATATTATTGGTGCGCTTTATTTCCTTTGTTTTTGGCTTGCAACGGCTCATCCGAGAGTATATCACCGTTATCTATTTGGTATATTTTAACAGCATATTATTTCTTTTACCATTTTTGCTGTTTATTATACTTTCGCCGACGGCTTATTTTAATATAATATTAATTCTATTCGTATTATCTATATCTATTATGTTTGTATATAGGGTGTTACGAACAGTTTTAAATGTATTTGGCCAGACTCGCTTTTCTATATCCTATTTAATTATTTATCTTTGCACCTTGGAAATTGCTCCAATCCTATTGCTGATTAGAGCCTTGGGCAACTAA
- a CDS encoding NAD(P)H-dependent oxidoreductase translates to MKKIFSINGGQQFAHSGGAFNKILTDLDQQFFAKERGFEHQVTHIDQGYHAEDEVGKYVWADIIIYHFPVWWFSMPHKMKKYIDEVFTAGHRAGMYYSDGRKRSNPDINYGKGGALDGRKYLATSSWNAPETAFTLPGEFFQQTSVDDGVLFGFHRMNAFLSLERIQGIHFHDLEKNVTDQQISAYKDQYLSFLEQTFST, encoded by the coding sequence ATGAAAAAGATATTCTCGATTAATGGCGGACAACAATTTGCACATTCAGGTGGCGCCTTCAATAAGATTTTAACCGATTTGGATCAGCAATTTTTTGCTAAAGAGCGTGGTTTCGAACATCAGGTAACTCATATCGATCAGGGTTATCACGCAGAGGATGAGGTGGGAAAATATGTTTGGGCTGATATTATTATTTATCATTTTCCGGTATGGTGGTTTTCTATGCCCCATAAAATGAAAAAGTATATAGATGAGGTTTTTACCGCAGGACACCGTGCCGGAATGTACTATAGTGATGGCCGCAAGCGGTCTAATCCGGACATCAACTATGGGAAAGGAGGCGCGTTAGATGGAAGAAAGTACCTAGCTACTTCTTCATGGAATGCTCCGGAAACAGCTTTCACGTTACCCGGAGAGTTTTTTCAACAGACCAGTGTCGATGATGGTGTACTCTTTGGCTTTCATCGCATGAATGCTTTCCTGTCGCTCGAGAGGATCCAAGGAATACATTTTCATGATCTGGAAAAGAATGTAACGGATCAACAGATTAGTGCCTACAAGGATCAATATCTGAGTTTCTTAGAACAAACGTTCTCGACCTAG
- a CDS encoding uroporphyrinogen-III synthase, with product MQIDVERAKKVKSILVTLPRPENDKSPYFALAEKYNLKLDFRAFIHVEGVSGKDVKKDKINFTDYTAVIFTSKNAVDHFFRVCEEMRFEVSADMKYFCITEAIALYLQKYIQYRKRKIFFGKQTAKDLEDVLKKHNSEKFLFPCSDVANEETQNWLQDNGYDSTPVVLFKTVISDLNDLKEVFYDVIVFFSPSSVQSLFENFSDFVQNKTRIAAFGATTQQALLDHGLILDIPAPTPEAPSMTMAVEQYIKSVNK from the coding sequence ATGCAGATTGATGTAGAAAGAGCAAAGAAAGTAAAAAGCATACTCGTGACTTTGCCGAGACCTGAAAATGATAAATCCCCTTATTTCGCGCTTGCGGAAAAATATAATTTAAAGCTGGATTTTCGTGCCTTTATTCACGTAGAGGGGGTTTCAGGCAAGGATGTAAAGAAGGATAAGATCAATTTTACAGATTATACTGCGGTGATCTTCACCAGTAAAAATGCAGTCGATCACTTCTTTCGGGTATGTGAAGAGATGCGTTTCGAAGTTTCGGCAGATATGAAATACTTTTGTATTACAGAAGCCATTGCATTGTACCTTCAGAAGTATATTCAATACCGCAAGCGTAAGATATTCTTCGGAAAGCAGACCGCAAAGGATCTGGAAGATGTCTTGAAAAAGCATAATTCCGAAAAGTTTCTTTTTCCTTGTTCTGATGTGGCAAATGAAGAAACGCAAAACTGGTTGCAGGATAATGGGTACGACTCTACACCAGTTGTGTTGTTCAAGACCGTAATCAGTGATTTAAATGATTTAAAGGAAGTTTTTTACGATGTAATTGTATTTTTCAGTCCTTCTAGCGTTCAATCTTTATTCGAGAATTTTTCGGATTTCGTACAAAATAAAACACGCATCGCGGCATTTGGTGCCACTACGCAGCAAGCACTGTTGGATCACGGATTAATCTTAGATATTCCCGCACCCACACCAGAAGCACCGAGCATGACGATGGCGGTAGAGCAGTACATTAAATCGGTTAACAAATAG
- the hpt gene encoding hypoxanthine phosphoribosyltransferase has protein sequence MNNEITIDDLDFELLIDNDQIQKSIRLIGIDINMKYEDKLPIFIGVLNGCFMFMADLLKQVTIPCEMSFVKLSSYHGTAQQDVKELLGLEMDLRGRHIIIVEDIIDTGNSLKHTMKALEKLEVQSIAVCTLLIKPESMEHEFDNILYTGFEIEKEFVVGYGLDYNGMCRNLMHIYKHVPRDEEEHV, from the coding sequence ATGAATAATGAAATTACAATTGACGATCTGGATTTTGAATTGTTGATCGACAATGACCAGATACAGAAGAGTATTCGCCTTATTGGTATAGATATCAACATGAAGTACGAAGATAAGCTGCCCATTTTTATAGGTGTGCTGAATGGTTGCTTTATGTTTATGGCTGATCTGTTGAAACAGGTTACCATTCCCTGCGAGATGTCTTTTGTCAAGCTATCATCTTATCATGGCACAGCGCAGCAGGATGTCAAAGAGTTGTTGGGTTTGGAGATGGATCTGCGTGGAAGGCACATTATTATTGTGGAGGATATCATAGATACGGGCAACAGTCTTAAGCATACGATGAAAGCGCTGGAGAAGCTAGAAGTGCAATCTATCGCAGTATGTACTCTTCTAATCAAACCGGAGAGCATGGAGCACGAGTTCGACAATATCCTGTATACCGGCTTCGAGATTGAAAAGGAATTTGTGGTGGGCTATGGCCTAGATTACAATGGCATGTGCCGAAATCTGATGCATATTTACAAGCATGTTCCGCGTGATGAAGAGGAACATGTGTGA
- a CDS encoding LysR family transcriptional regulator, whose protein sequence is MVNNLEWFRTFKTIYETGTLSAAAQALFISQPGVSLHLSSLESFTGQKLFERSARRMIPTEQGKILYHFILEPLQKLEVAEQNFHKRSSAARPTIRVGMCFETFQYTLEEHIAQLPFNLIIKFGEYTAMQKDLDNGLLDLIISPKKGNQQNLDYRNFSKERIVLVAGKATDTSVLTDLLHNGQIEEAGALLKQQLWYSSAGDMEHLTQFWQRHFNEQPNFIPNYIVPNISSIIRCLQKGSGFSVVPDFLCQEAFNTGEIKLIWVGDHPVENTLYFGTRKKTIYEKEIRQLEEIFQNKWG, encoded by the coding sequence ATGGTCAATAATCTGGAATGGTTTCGTACTTTCAAAACGATTTACGAGACCGGTACGCTTTCGGCCGCGGCACAAGCGCTATTCATATCACAGCCGGGAGTGAGTCTCCATTTAAGCTCTTTAGAGTCTTTTACTGGGCAAAAATTATTTGAACGGTCAGCGAGAAGAATGATTCCCACCGAACAAGGAAAAATTCTGTACCACTTTATTCTGGAGCCGTTACAAAAGCTAGAAGTTGCGGAGCAGAATTTTCATAAAAGATCATCAGCAGCACGCCCGACTATTCGTGTAGGCATGTGTTTTGAAACTTTTCAATATACCTTAGAAGAGCATATTGCCCAACTTCCTTTCAATTTAATTATAAAATTTGGAGAGTATACTGCTATGCAGAAAGACTTAGACAATGGCTTGCTGGATCTTATTATTTCACCAAAGAAAGGAAATCAACAAAACCTTGATTACCGCAACTTCTCCAAAGAAAGGATTGTACTCGTAGCCGGAAAAGCTACCGACACATCCGTTTTAACGGATCTGTTGCACAATGGCCAGATTGAAGAGGCAGGCGCATTACTCAAACAACAGCTATGGTATAGTTCGGCAGGCGACATGGAACATCTCACACAATTTTGGCAACGTCATTTTAATGAACAACCGAATTTCATCCCCAACTATATTGTACCAAATATCAGTTCAATTATCCGTTGTCTTCAGAAAGGAAGCGGATTTTCCGTTGTGCCCGATTTCTTGTGTCAGGAGGCGTTCAATACTGGAGAAATTAAGCTAATCTGGGTGGGTGACCATCCTGTCGAAAACACCTTATATTTCGGAACGCGTAAAAAAACGATCTATGAAAAAGAAATTAGACAACTGGAAGAGATCTTTCAGAATAAATGGGGTTAG
- a CDS encoding cupin-like domain-containing protein, with protein sequence MKLKPVESISGISSKDFVRDYLSKGQPVLIKDFIRKDSPCWTKWNYEYFKQIAGNEKINVYGREEEGQQHAASPPIGQMTFAEYLDLIRKEPTELRLFLFNLMKIRPELKKDVLFNDVTGGKVLQWLPYMFFGGEGSATRNHFDIDMSHVFISQFQGAKRIWIFPNDQSELMYKLPYNFHGIVNLKTGNPEEYPGLKLLDGYEAVINPGDTLYMPAGWWHYIQYETEGYSISVRALPSSLSEKIKGARNLFITRHFDDTMRKLFKDRWYNYKIETALRRGERAVRKRVKN encoded by the coding sequence GTGAAACTAAAACCAGTCGAAAGCATCTCGGGAATATCCTCCAAAGATTTTGTGAGGGATTATCTGAGCAAAGGTCAGCCTGTGCTGATCAAGGATTTTATAAGGAAAGACAGTCCATGTTGGACAAAGTGGAATTATGAGTATTTCAAACAGATAGCAGGTAACGAAAAAATAAATGTTTACGGGCGTGAAGAGGAAGGCCAACAGCATGCCGCAAGTCCGCCGATTGGGCAGATGACGTTTGCTGAGTACCTCGACCTCATTCGCAAAGAACCAACCGAACTCAGACTGTTCTTGTTCAATTTGATGAAAATCAGACCTGAACTAAAGAAAGATGTACTTTTTAATGACGTAACCGGTGGTAAAGTATTGCAGTGGTTGCCCTATATGTTCTTCGGAGGTGAGGGATCTGCCACACGTAATCATTTTGATATCGATATGTCGCACGTGTTCATTTCGCAGTTTCAGGGTGCTAAGCGTATTTGGATTTTTCCAAATGACCAGTCTGAACTGATGTACAAATTGCCTTACAATTTTCATGGAATCGTTAACCTAAAAACCGGAAATCCAGAAGAATATCCAGGATTGAAGTTACTAGACGGTTACGAAGCGGTGATTAATCCAGGTGATACCTTGTACATGCCTGCTGGATGGTGGCATTATATACAGTACGAGACAGAAGGCTATTCGATCTCAGTACGCGCATTGCCCAGCTCACTGTCGGAAAAAATCAAAGGCGCGCGAAATCTATTTATCACGCGGCACTTTGATGACACCATGCGGAAGCTTTTCAAGGATCGCTGGTACAATTATAAAATAGAGACCGCACTACGTCGGGGCGAGCGCGCCGTGCGCAAACGCGTAAAGAATTAA
- a CDS encoding transglycosylase domain-containing protein: protein MFATKIHITPQQKKWLFISLATLLLLLTVGFIYYFSVRQSLLDRAMARVQTQLKADYGLTLRVEDYGFAGISTVELHRVSLIPDSGAQLMEMQQLQVSVEFWPLLRKRIKLDAVGMDHATLTMVKDGDRANYDFLFSKKATPTADTTAKARSLAQTVDRLIRQAFDKIPSNLDLNEVYVTYQDSSGIQGLRIPEGKMRNGRYDVDVFLNEVNDKWNLKGRIDGGDEAFSVTVTSDRPDMEVPFLRSRLGLAVRFKAVTFDLKEIKRHGKDQLKLAGNWEVDSLQLQHRRLSEKPMVIPAASAEGGFLLDENSVELLENSAIQVRDFVLKPQLKYTHTPNKLLQLAVHTGKFAAQDFFDAIPHGLFETLDGLKVKGDIAYQLDFKVDFDKPEDLVFQSRMDDRELQIVNWGKADVAALNQPFVHGVYEDTTKLRDILVAPANPNFRHLTQIAPILQRTVLNTEDPFFYKHHGFEEEAFKLSIVTNIKERAFKRGASTISMQLVKNLYLDRNKTMTRKFEEILLVWLMERSQAVSKDRLFEIYLNIIEWGKNVYGITEAAKYYFGKTPDALDIGESLFLSSIIPRPKTGLASFDYTGHLKPWVRRHFNTYGYILSKLNQLNDIAVPEAYGFYSVTLQPNLRPPRPYGVVDSVPSSDELHDLIEGVDVEEQQRRSLLERIFGKKEQEEIED, encoded by the coding sequence ACGGCTTCGCCGGAATAAGTACCGTGGAGCTACACCGTGTTTCCCTGATTCCGGACTCGGGTGCGCAGCTGATGGAAATGCAGCAACTGCAGGTTTCGGTAGAATTTTGGCCTTTACTGCGGAAACGAATCAAGCTGGATGCGGTAGGGATGGATCATGCTACCCTCACGATGGTAAAGGATGGTGATCGTGCCAACTACGATTTCTTGTTTAGTAAGAAAGCCACGCCAACTGCCGATACGACCGCAAAAGCAAGAAGCTTAGCGCAAACCGTCGATCGGCTTATCCGGCAAGCATTTGATAAAATTCCTTCTAATTTGGATTTGAATGAAGTGTATGTTACTTATCAGGATAGTTCGGGCATACAAGGCCTTCGTATTCCCGAAGGAAAAATGCGTAATGGTCGCTACGATGTCGATGTGTTCTTGAATGAAGTCAATGATAAGTGGAATCTTAAAGGAAGAATAGATGGCGGTGACGAGGCCTTCAGTGTGACGGTTACTTCGGATCGCCCGGATATGGAAGTTCCATTTTTACGTAGTAGACTAGGCTTGGCAGTAAGGTTTAAAGCCGTAACTTTTGATCTTAAGGAGATTAAGCGTCATGGTAAAGACCAGCTTAAACTGGCCGGGAATTGGGAAGTGGACTCGCTGCAACTACAACACCGAAGGCTATCTGAAAAACCGATGGTGATACCAGCGGCCTCTGCAGAAGGTGGTTTTCTATTGGATGAAAATTCGGTTGAGTTGCTGGAGAACTCAGCCATCCAGGTACGCGACTTTGTGTTGAAGCCACAGCTCAAGTATACCCATACGCCGAATAAATTGCTACAGTTGGCTGTGCACACCGGAAAGTTCGCTGCGCAGGATTTCTTTGATGCCATTCCACACGGCCTGTTTGAAACCTTGGATGGGTTGAAGGTGAAAGGTGATATCGCCTATCAATTGGATTTTAAAGTAGACTTCGATAAGCCCGAAGACTTGGTATTTCAATCTCGGATGGATGATCGGGAATTACAGATTGTAAATTGGGGAAAGGCAGATGTAGCCGCCTTGAACCAGCCCTTCGTACACGGCGTATACGAAGATACTACTAAGTTAAGAGATATTTTAGTAGCTCCTGCTAACCCCAACTTTCGACACCTGACACAAATTGCACCAATTTTGCAGCGAACTGTGCTCAATACAGAAGATCCTTTTTTCTATAAACATCACGGTTTTGAAGAAGAAGCCTTCAAATTGTCTATCGTTACTAATATCAAAGAGCGGGCATTCAAACGAGGCGCGAGTACGATCTCAATGCAGCTGGTGAAGAACTTGTACCTCGATCGCAATAAAACCATGACGCGTAAGTTTGAAGAGATTTTGCTGGTGTGGTTAATGGAACGTTCGCAAGCCGTGAGTAAAGATCGGCTGTTTGAAATCTATCTAAACATCATTGAGTGGGGCAAAAATGTATACGGTATTACGGAGGCGGCCAAGTATTATTTCGGCAAAACACCAGATGCATTGGACATTGGCGAAAGCTTGTTTCTCTCGAGTATCATTCCACGGCCAAAAACCGGTTTGGCCTCTTTCGATTATACCGGGCACTTAAAACCTTGGGTACGTAGGCATTTTAATACGTATGGGTATATCCTGTCAAAGCTGAACCAGCTAAACGACATCGCCGTGCCAGAAGCCTATGGCTTTTATAGCGTAACCTTACAGCCCAATCTACGTCCGCCTAGACCATATGGTGTGGTAGATTCTGTACCTTCTTCCGACGAACTACACGATCTCATTGAAGGGGTTGATGTGGAGGAGCAACAGCGCCGAAGTTTATTGGAACGTATTTTTGGTAAAAAAGAACAAGAAGAAATAGAGGACTAA
- a CDS encoding DNA-3-methyladenine glycosylase I, which translates to MLKDNLKRCGWCGQDELYREYHDKEWGRVVTDDRVLFEFLVLESAQAGLSWITILRKRENYRRLFADFDAKAVAQFTSEDVETILLDAGIIRNRLKVKSTITNAQIFLQIQEEFGSFYHYLYSFMPDNQPIINNFYSLSEVPAATPISDAIAKDLKKRGIKFFGTTICYAYMQAVGMVKDHITDCSFR; encoded by the coding sequence ATGCTAAAAGATAATTTGAAACGATGCGGATGGTGCGGCCAAGATGAATTGTATCGGGAATACCATGATAAGGAATGGGGGCGAGTAGTGACAGATGATCGGGTATTATTTGAATTTTTGGTACTGGAATCTGCACAAGCTGGCCTAAGCTGGATCACTATTTTGCGCAAACGTGAAAATTATCGCCGCCTTTTTGCTGACTTCGATGCAAAGGCCGTGGCTCAATTCACCTCTGAAGATGTAGAAACCATTTTGCTTGACGCTGGCATTATTCGCAATCGCTTAAAAGTGAAAAGCACGATTACCAACGCGCAAATTTTCTTACAGATTCAAGAGGAATTTGGAAGTTTCTATCATTACCTGTATTCCTTCATGCCAGACAATCAACCCATCATCAACAATTTTTATAGCCTAAGCGAAGTGCCGGCTGCGACGCCGATATCCGACGCAATCGCCAAAGATTTAAAAAAACGTGGCATTAAATTTTTCGGCACAACCATTTGTTACGCCTATATGCAGGCTGTAGGAATGGTTAAAGATCATATCACGGACTGCTCCTTCCGGTAG